The following are encoded in a window of Narcine bancroftii isolate sNarBan1 chromosome 2, sNarBan1.hap1, whole genome shotgun sequence genomic DNA:
- the LOC138753018 gene encoding zinc-binding protein A33-like, with the protein MALGRSTGSLLDELSCPLCRQPYTEPVVLDCGHVFCRECISRWWEAGRARRCPECGGTVPGGSLQPSRALDRLVQQIVSVSLGPRHCGDHRGEELELFCDTDKKFLCVMCLDRRDGRSHRAHNFMLIGEAVEIHRCPSYMAVKKGLTLSTQPESNRVPDLPQRSSGNPVKLTWVTSTGKLKLKMANPLIPVTSALACVCHQASEHPAVYPCGIRLLVLILIAGAVKASHYPLRQPWHPIILRLSDVTTEFLLFPLFQEMHSSQPISSCKDHRGFEQAELRTHNLSSKWGFQQACQLATLQPRKATKPVTPWFIPITYPAVILPLSFQGKLKVTLNSLKQWKSDYLEFEAKQQERIAKIKDQSSQLQDHIASEFSKLRSALDGEQEKLFNYLRVQEKGVLARMEMNLGDIQNALLQTEEMLAEAQKQLESHDIYMLVKDTPLDDKSAEDNYQPMIKEGKMTLGMFQGPIQYRVWKQVKDVIRPVPAYLTLNPNTAHPRLLLSDDLTLVSYSNVKQDVPDNPERFDTCVCVLGAEAFTFGKHYWEVQVGTKTEWDVGVVKESISRKGHTTATPDAGYWIVWLRNGNEYKATTVPRTRLSVTVKPKAIGVYLDYESGQVSFYNVDDMTHLYTFTDIFLERLFPYFSPGINDDGQNSDPMKIFPVQYHDE; encoded by the exons ATGGCTTTGGGCCGCTCCACGGGCAGCCTGCTGGACGAGCTGAGCTGCCCGCTGTGCCGCCAGCCGTACACCGAGCCAGTGGTGCTGGACTGCGGCCACGTCTTCTGCCGGGAGTGCATCAGCCGGTGGTGGGAGGCGGGGCGGGCGCGCCGCTGTCCCGAGTGCGGCGGGACCGTCCCGGGCGGGAGTCTCCAGCCGAGCCGGGCGCTGGACCGGTTGGTGCAGCAGATCGTGAGCGTCTCCCTCGGGCCCCGGCACTGCGGGGACCATCGCGGGGAGGAGCTGGAACTCTTCTGCGACACGGACAAGAAGTTCCTGTGCGTGATGTGCCTGGACCGGCGCGATGGCCGCAGCCACCGGGCGCACAACTTTATGCTGATCGGCGAGGCGGTGGAGATCCACAGG TGCCCCAGTTACATGGCAGTTAAAAAGGGTCTGACCCTGTCAACCCAGCCGGAATCCAACCGAgtacctgacctacctcagaggtcatcagggaacccagttaaacttacctgggTCACGTCCACAGGCAAGTTGAAACTGAAAATGGCTAacccgcttattccggtgacatcagcgcttgcatGCGTGTGTCACCAGGCATCCGAACATCCAGCAGTATATCCG tgcgggattcgattGCTGGTCctgatcctgatcgctggtgccgtAAAGGCATCGCACTATCCGTTACGCCAACCGTGGCACCCCataattctgagactttctgat gtcaccacagagttcctcttgtttcccttatttcaggagatgcACTCTAGCCagcccatttcctcttgtaaggaccacaggggttttgaacaggctgaactcagaactcacaacctgtcttcaaaatggggttttcaacaagcctgccagcttgccacatTGCAGCCTCGAAAAGCTACT aaacctGTAACACCTTGGTTCATTCCCATCACATACCCCGCTGTGATCTTACCACTATCATTCCAGGGCAAATTGAAGGTGACCCTCAACTCTTTGAAGCAGTGGAAGAGCGATTACCTGGAGTTTGAGGCAAAGCAACAGGAGAGGATCGCGAAGATTAAG GACCAGTCGAGTCAACTGCAGGACCACATTGCCTCTGAGTTTTCTAAACTGCGCAGCGCTCTGGATGGAGAGCAGGAAAAGCTCTTCAATTACCTCAGGGTGCAAGAGAAGGGCGTTCTTGCCAGGATGGAGATGAACCTTGGAGATATCCAGAATGCCCTGCTCCAAACAGAGGAGATGCTGGCCGAGGCCCAGAAGCAGCTCGAAAGCCATGATATCTACATGCTGGTGAAG GACACTCCTTTGGATGACAAGAG TGCTGAAGATAACTATCAACCAATGATAAAAGAAGGCAAAATGACTCTCGGAATGTTTCAAGGACCTATCCAATACAGAGTTTGGAAACAAGTTAAAGATGTTATAAGACCTG TCCCAGCTTATCTGACGCTGAATCCCAACACAGCCCACCCTCGTCTCCTGCTGTCCGACGATCTGACGCTTGTGTCGTACAGCAACGTAAAGCAGGACGTGCCCGACAACCCGGAGAGGTTTGATACCTGCGTGTGCGTCCTGGGTGCCGAGGCCTTCACATTCGGCAAGCACTACTGGGAGGTGCAGGTGGGCACCAAGACCGAGTGGGATGTGGGAGTGGTCAAGGAATCCATCAGCCGGAAAGGGCACACCACCGCCACGCCGGACGCCGGCTACTGGATTGTGTGGCTCCGCAATGGCAACGAATACAAAGCCACGACGGTGCCGAGGACCCGCCTGAGTGTCACTGTGAAGCCCAAGGCCATTGGCGTCTACCTGGACTATGAGAGCGGACAAGTGTCCTTTTACAATGTGGACGACATGACCCACCTGTACACGTTCACTGACATCTTCTTGGAGAGACTCTTCCCTTACTTCAGCCCAGGAATCAACGATGATGGACAGAACTCGGATCCAATGAAAATCTTCCCAGTTCAGTACCATGAtgaataa